The following are from one region of the Coccinella septempunctata chromosome 7, icCocSept1.1, whole genome shotgun sequence genome:
- the LOC123317805 gene encoding ubiquitin carboxyl-terminal hydrolase 10-like gives MNFQVMDNMQFLDITGLEVDEIRHINSCLSDTPQRISLPWTLKKKSPQKKLHRKPNAAVECKKPSDVDEETLISYDNAISVDTSTSKTDHFIPTQVSTTSDKETVPSNEIAEELRNSPSAPISNLIESNTEVMPVKVENIVATSSNKTEEMKNKPVKVQTCDVKKNGVKSDVNEPVNVWAKKSWTSLFKKEEPTTNGELVTERSDEKFKSLDTVEKSRTIDPATHRLAEFLSNFEIDGKSANLQPRGLINRSNYCYINSILQALLACPPLCNLLIGLSKNLTENGHGLPPIIKNMCKFINKFEKLPDSYLNRISKRNKKKQGSFDFSCGDSIEASSIYTILNGTRSDSFLVEGRQEDAEEFLGLLLNGLKDEMMNIIESCKTENKIEMNHDSEDWKQMGPKNKRNITRKVQFDKTPISDIFGGLLCSKIHKTGDESTENIQPFLTLQLNIRTAKTITEALEQLTIKNQLEGITSAKTNQKVEAWQQVLIEKLPAVLVLHLQCFRYNGNGCTKIMKKVEFPIDLQVDSKILSGKPSSSSEKQYKLFAVVYHEGKEASKGHYVADAFHSGHHTWLRFDDAKVRSVSVESVLKPHGDRVPYLLFYKRGDIV, from the exons atgaattttcaagttatggat aatatgcagtTTTTAGATATAACAGGGTTGGAAGTGGACGAGATTCGTCACATAAATTCTTGTCTGTCCGATACCCCTCAAAGAATCTCCTTGCCTTGGACTCTCAAGAAGAAATCTCCCCAAA aaaaattacacAGAAAACCAAATGCAGCAGTCGAATGTAAGAAGCCATCAGACGTTGATGAAGAAACACTGATCTCATACGACAATGCTATATCTGTTGATACATCCACTTCTAAGACGGATCATTTCATTCCCACACAAGTTTCTACAACATCTGACAAAGAAACAGTTCCCTCCAATGAAATTGCGGAAGAACTTCGCAATTCACCGAGTGCCCCAATATCGAACCTGATCGAAAGTAATACCGAAGTGATGCCtgttaaagttgaaaatattgtggCAACATCCTCGAACAAGActgaagaaatgaagaataagcCTGTGAAGGTCCAGACGtgtgatgtgaaaaaaaatggagtCAAATCAGATGTTAATGAACCTGTAAACGTATGGGCGAAGAAATCATGGACGAGTCTCTTCAAGAAAGAGGAACCCACGACAAATGGAGAGTTAGTGACTGAACGCAGTGATGAGAAATTTAAATCGTTGGacactgttgaaaaaagcaGAACTATTGATCCAGCCACTCACAGACTAGCAG aatttctATCGAACTTCGAAATTGATGGAAAAAGTGCTAATCTACAACCAAGAGGCTTAATCAATAGGAGCAATTATTGCTACATCAATTCGATTTTACAAGCCTTGCTGGCCTGCCCACCTTTATGCAATCTGCTGATAGGACTTTCGAAGAATTTGACGGAGAATGGACACGGCCTACCACCCATCATAAAGAACAT gtgcaaattcatcaataaattcgaGAAGCTGCCCGATTCCTACCTAAACCGTATATCGAAaaggaacaagaagaaacagggGAGTTTCGACTTCTCCTGCGGCGACTCGATCGAAGCCTCTTCGATCTACACCATCCTGAATGGTACCAGAAGCGACTCGTTTCTTGTCGAGGGACGTCAAGAGGACGCTGAGGAATTTTTGGGTCTACTGCTGAACGGACTGAAGGACGAAATGATGAAT ATAATCGAATCCTGCAAAACTGAGaacaaaatagaaatgaatCACGACTCCGAAGACTGGAAACAAATGGGACCAAAGAACAAGCGTAACATCACGAGAAAGGTTCAATTCGACAAAACTCCAATCAGCGACATATTCGGCGGACTCTTGTGCTCAAAGATCCACAAAACGGGAGATGAATCCACAGAAAACATACAGCCGTTCCTGACTCTTCAGCTGAACATCAGGACGGCCAAAACCATCACGGAAGCCCTGGAACAGCTGACGATAAAGAATCAACTTGAAGGAATAACTTCGGCCAAGACGAATCAAAAGGTGGAAGCGTGGCAGCAGGTGCTGATCGAGAAACTGCCGGCTGTTCTTGTCCTCCATCTGCAATGTTTCCGTTACAATGGGAACGGTTGCACGAAGATTATGAAGAAGGTGGAGTTCCCCATCGACCTCCAGGTTGATTCCAAGATCCTGTCGGGAAAACCTAGCAGTTCTTCAGAGAAACAGTACAAGCTTTTCGCTGTCGTTTACCATGAAGGTAAAGAGGCCAGCAAGGGACACTATGTGGCGGACGCGTTCCATTCTGGACATCATACTTGGTTGAGGTTTGACGATGCAAAAGTGAGGTCAGTGTCAGTGGAAAGTGTTTTGAAACCGCATGGAGACAGAGTtccttatcttttattttataaaagagGTGATATAGTTTAA
- the LOC123317807 gene encoding ubiquitin carboxyl-terminal hydrolase 10-like produces MNFQVMDNMQFLDITGLEVDEIRHINSCLSDTPQRISLPWTLKKKSPQKKLHRKPNAAVECKKPSDVDEETLISYDKAISVDTPTSKTDHFIPTQVSTTADKETVPSNEIAEELRNSPSAPISNLIESNTEVMPVKVENIVETSSNKTEEMNNKPVKVQTCDVKKNGVKSDVNEPVNVWAKKSWTSLFKKEEPTTNGELVTERSDEKVKSLDTVEKSRTIDPATHRLAEFLSNFEIDGKSANLQPRGLINRSNYCYINSILQALLACPPLCNLLIGLSKNLTENGHGLPPIIKNMCKFINNFEKLPDSYLNRISKRNKKKQGSFDFSCGDSIEASPIYTILNDTRSDSFLVEGRQEDAEEFLGLLVNGLKDEMMNIIESCKTENKIEMNHDSEDWKQMGPKNKRNITRKVQFDKTPISDIFGGLLCSKIHKTGDESTENIQPFLTLQLNIRTAKTITEALEQLTIKNQLEGITSAKTNQKVEAWQQVLIEKLPAVLVLHLQCFRYNGNGCTKIMKKVEFPIDLQVDSKILSGKPSSSSEKQYKLFAVVYHEGKEASKGHYVADAFHSGHHTWLRFDDAKVRSVSVESVLKPHGDRVPYLLFYKRGDIV; encoded by the exons atgaattttcaagttatggat aatatgcagtTTTTAGATATAACAGGGTTGGAAGTGGACGAGATTCGTCACATAAATTCTTGTCTGTCCGATACCCCTCAAAGAATCTCCTTGCCTTGGACTCTCAAGAAGAAATCTCCCCAAA aaaaattacacAGAAAACCAAATGCAGCAGTCGAATGTAAGAAGCCATCAGACGTTGATGAAGAAACACTGATCTCATACGACAAGGCTATATCTGTTGATACACCCACTTCTAAGACGGATCATTTCATTCCCACACAAGTTTCTACAACGGCTGACAAAGAAACAGTTCCCTCCAATGAAATTGCGGAAGAACTTCGCAATTCACCGAGTGCCCCAATATCGAACCTGATCGAAAGTAATACCGAAGTGATGCCtgttaaagttgaaaatattgtggAAACATCCTCGAACAAGACTGAAGAAATGAACAATAAGCCTGTGAAGGTCCAGACGtgtgatgtgaaaaaaaatggagtCAAATCAGATGTTAATGAACCTGTAAACGTATGGGCGAAGAAATCATGGACGAGTCTCTTCAAGAAAGAGGAACCCACGACAAATGGAGAGTTAGTGACTGAACGCAGTGATGAGAAAGTTAAATCGTTGGacactgttgaaaaaagcaGAACTATTGATCCAGCCACTCACAGACTAGCAG aatttctATCGAACTTCGAAATTGATGGAAAAAGTGCTAATCTACAACCAAGAGGCTTAATCAATAGGAGCAATTATTGCTACATCAATTCGATTTTACAAGCTTTGCTGGCCTGCCCACCTTTATGCAATCTGCTGATAGGACTTTCGAAGAATTTGACGGAGAATGGACACGGCCTACCACCCATCATAAAGAACAT GTGCAAATTCATCAATAATTTCGAGAAGCTGCCCGATTCCTACCTAAACCGTATATCGAAaaggaacaagaagaaacagggAAGTTTCGACTTCTCCTGCGGCGACTCGATCGAAGCCTCTCCGATCTACACCATCCTGAATGATACCAGAAGCGACTCGTTTCTTGTCGAGGGACGTCAAGAGGACGCTGAGGAATTTTTGGGTCTACTGGTGAACGGACTGAAGGACGAAATGATGAAT ATAATCGAATCCTGCAAAACTGAGaacaaaatagaaatgaatCACGACTCCGAAGACTGGAAACAAATGGGACCAAAGAACAAGCGTAACATCACGAGAAAGGTTCAATTCGACAAAACTCCAATCAGCGACATATTCGGCGGACTCTTGTGCTCAAAGATCCACAAAACGGGAGATGAATCCACAGAAAACATACAGCCGTTCCTGACTCTTCAGCTGAACATCAGGACGGCCAAAACCATCACGGAAGCCCTGGAACAACTGACGATAAAGAATCAACTTGAAGGAATAACTTCGGCCAAGACGAATCAAAAGGTGGAAGCGTGGCAGCAGGTGCTGATCGAGAAACTGCCGGCTGTTCTTGTCCTCCATCTGCAATGTTTCCGTTACAATGGGAACGGTTGCACGAAGATTATGAAGAAGGTGGAGTTCCCCATCGACCTCCAGGTTGATTCCAAGATCCTGTCGGGAAAACCTAGCAGTTCTTCAGAGAAACAGTACAAGCTTTTCGCTGTCGTTTACCATGAAGGTAAAGAGGCCAGCAAGGGACACTATGTGGCGGACGCGTTCCATTCTGGACATCATACTTGGTTGAGGTTTGACGATGCAAAAGTGAGGTCAGTGTCAGTGGAAAGTGTTTTGAAACCGCATGGAGACAGAGTtccttatcttttattttataaaagagGTGATATAGTTTAA
- the LOC123317808 gene encoding ubiquitin carboxyl-terminal hydrolase 10-like, with amino-acid sequence MPVKVENIVATSSNKTEEMKNKPVKVQTCDVKKNGVKSDVNEPVNVWAKKSWTSLFKKEEPTTNGELVTERSDEKVKSLDTVEKSRTIDSATHRLAEFLSNFEIDGKSANLQPRGLINRSNYCYINSILQALLACPPLCNLLIGLSKNLTENGHGLPPIIKNMCKFINNFEKLPDSYLNRISKRNKKKQGSFDFSCGDSIEASPIYTILNDTRSDSFLVEGRQEDAEEFLGLLLNGLKDEMMNIIESCKTENKIEMNHDSEDWKQMGPKNKRNITRKVQFDKTPISDIFGGLLCSKIHKTGDESTENIQPFLTLQLNIRTAKTITEALEQLTIKNQLEGITSAKTNQKVEAWQQVLIEKLPAVLVLHLQCFRYNGNGCTKIMKKVEFPIDLQVDSKILSGKPSSSSEKQYKLFAVVYHEGKEASKGHYVSDAFHSGHHTWLRFDDAKVRSVSVESVLKPHGDRVPYLLFYKRGDIV; translated from the exons ATGCCtgttaaagttgaaaatattgtggCAACATCCTCGAACAAGActgaagaaatgaagaataagcCTGTGAAGGTCCAGACGtgtgatgtgaaaaaaaatggagtCAAATCAGATGTTAATGAACCTGTAAACGTATGGGCGAAGAAATCATGGACGAGTCTCTTCAAGAAAGAGGAACCCACGACAAATGGAGAGTTAGTGACTGAACGCAGTGATGAGAAAGTTAAATCGTTGGacactgttgaaaaaagcaGAACTATTGATTCAGCCACTCACAGACTAGCAG aatttctATCGAACTTCGAAATTGATGGAAAAAGTGCTAATCTACAACCAAGAGGCTTAATCAATAGGAGCAATTATTGCTACATCAATTCGATTTTACAAGCTTTGCTGGCCTGCCCACCTTTATGCAATCTGCTGATAGGACTTTCGAAGAATTTGACGGAGAATGGACACGGCCTACCACCCATCATAAAGAACAT GTGCAAATTCATCAATAATTTCGAGAAGCTGCCCGATTCCTACCTAAACCGTATATCGAAaaggaacaagaagaaacagggAAGTTTCGACTTCTCCTGCGGCGACTCGATCGAAGCCTCTCCGATCTACACCATCCTGAATGATACCAGAAGCGACTCGTTTCTTGTCGAGGGACGTCAAGAGGACGCTGAGGAATTTTTGGGTCTACTGCTGAACGGACTGAAGGACGAAATGATGAAT ATAATCGAATCCTGCAAAACTGAGaacaaaatagaaatgaatCACGACTCCGAAGACTGGAAACAAATGGGACCAAAGAACAAGCGTAACATAACGAGAAAGGTTCAATTCGACAAAACTCCAATCAGCGACATATTCGGCGGACTCTTGTGCTCAAAGATCCACAAAACGGGAGATGAATCCACAGAAAATATACAGCCGTTCCTGACTCTTCAGCTGAACATCAGGACGGCCAAAACCATCACGGAAGCCCTGGAACAGCTGACGATAAAGAATCAACTTGAAGGAATAACTTCGGCCAAGACGAATCAAAAGGTGGAAGCGTGGCAGCAGGTGCTGATCGAGAAACTGCCGGCTGTTCTTGTCCTCCATCTGCAATGTTTCCGTTACAATGGGAACGGTTGCACGAAGATTATGAAGAAGGTGGAGTTCCCCATCGACCTCCAGGTTGATTCCAAGATCCTGTCGGGAAAACCTAGCAGTTCTTCAGAGAAACAGTACAAGCTTTTCGCTGTCGTTTACCATGAAGGTAAAGAGGCCAGCAAGGGACACTATGTGTCGGACGCGTTCCATTCTGGACATCATACTTGGTTGAGGTTTGACGATGCAAAAGTGAGGTCAGTGTCAGTGGAAAGTGTTTTGAAACCGCATGGAGACAGAGTtccttatcttttattttataaaagagGTGATATAGTTTAA